From the genome of Pseudoalteromonas aliena SW19, one region includes:
- the leuC gene encoding 3-isopropylmalate dehydratase large subunit yields the protein MAQTLYEKIWQAHTVASINEQTDLLYIDRHLVHEVTSPQAFAGLREKNRTVRCPGKTFATMDHNVSTKSRSLDAASEVSKNQLMALDKNCKEFGIVLYDLNSINQGIVHVMGPEQGITLPGTTIVCGDSHTSTHGAFGALAHGIGTSEVEHVLATQTLQQKKAKSLKIQINGVLRPTVTAKDLIMAVIGKLGTAGGTGYVAEFCGAGIEALSMEARMTLCNMSIEMGAKAGLIASDQITYDYLKGRPFAPKGADFDAAVEYWETLKTDEGAHFDLVVELNADDIQPQITWGTSPEQVIGVDECIPDPDKEPDLIKADAIRSALKYMDLKAGDKLSSAKVDTVFIGSCTNSRIEDLRAAAKIVEGKQVVAGIEALIVPGSGLVKKQAEDEGLADIFKAAGFEWREPGCSMCLAMNDDRLEAGKRCASTSNRNFEGRQGRGGRTHLVSPAMAAAAAIHGHFVDIRGEA from the coding sequence GTGGCCCAAACGTTATACGAAAAAATTTGGCAAGCACATACTGTTGCCAGCATAAACGAGCAAACCGACTTACTTTATATTGACCGCCATTTAGTGCACGAGGTGACTTCTCCGCAGGCTTTTGCAGGGCTACGTGAAAAAAACCGTACTGTACGTTGCCCAGGAAAAACTTTTGCAACGATGGATCATAACGTATCGACTAAAAGCCGATCACTTGATGCCGCAAGCGAAGTATCTAAAAACCAATTAATGGCGCTTGATAAAAACTGTAAAGAGTTTGGTATTGTACTTTACGATTTAAACTCAATTAACCAAGGCATTGTGCACGTAATGGGCCCAGAGCAAGGTATTACTTTGCCAGGCACAACCATTGTATGTGGCGATAGCCATACCTCTACGCATGGTGCGTTTGGCGCATTAGCGCATGGTATTGGTACGTCTGAGGTTGAGCACGTATTAGCAACGCAAACGCTACAGCAAAAAAAGGCGAAATCGTTAAAAATTCAAATTAATGGTGTATTACGTCCAACGGTTACTGCTAAAGATTTAATTATGGCGGTAATTGGCAAGTTAGGTACCGCTGGTGGTACAGGTTATGTAGCAGAGTTTTGTGGTGCAGGCATTGAAGCGCTTTCGATGGAAGCCCGTATGACGCTATGCAATATGAGCATAGAAATGGGTGCAAAAGCGGGTTTAATTGCATCTGACCAAATTACGTATGATTACTTAAAAGGTCGTCCGTTTGCACCAAAAGGCGCAGATTTTGATGCAGCCGTTGAATATTGGGAAACATTAAAAACAGATGAAGGTGCACACTTTGATTTAGTTGTTGAGCTAAATGCCGACGACATTCAACCGCAAATTACATGGGGCACAAGCCCAGAGCAAGTAATTGGTGTTGATGAGTGCATACCCGATCCAGATAAAGAGCCAGATTTAATTAAAGCCGATGCTATTCGCAGCGCACTTAAATACATGGACTTAAAAGCGGGCGATAAATTATCAAGCGCAAAAGTAGATACAGTCTTTATTGGCTCATGTACTAATAGCCGCATTGAAGATTTACGTGCTGCGGCAAAAATTGTTGAAGGCAAGCAAGTTGTAGCCGGCATAGAGGCGTTAATTGTACCGGGCTCTGGCTTAGTTAAAAAACAAGCAGAAGACGAAGGCTTAGCCGATATTTTTAAAGCCGCAGGCTTTGAATGGCGCGAACCAGGTTGTTCTATGTGTTTAGCGATGAACGATGACCGCCTAGAAGCAGGCAAGCGTTGTGCATCTACTTCTAACCGTAACTTTGAAGGTCGTCAAGGTCGTGGCGGGCGTACCCATTTAGTTAGCCCTGCAATGGCGGCAGCCGCTGCAATACATGGTCACTTTGTTGATATTAGAGGAGAAGCCTAA
- the leuD gene encoding 3-isopropylmalate dehydratase small subunit, protein MSVFFSGLMAPLDKNNVDTDQIIPKQFLTSTSREGFDAALFYDWRYLDNDEPNPDFILNRPCYQGAQILLTRDNFGCGSSREHAPWALKQYGFEVILAESFADIFFNNCGNNQMLAIALPADTLEQLFVLSEQHDDINIEIDLENQTLTSSKFAPISFDISKEVKERLLSGLDFIGVTETLNPQIDAFEKQLAAERSWQ, encoded by the coding sequence ATGAGCGTATTTTTTAGTGGCTTAATGGCCCCACTTGATAAAAACAATGTAGATACTGACCAAATTATCCCTAAGCAGTTTTTAACATCAACTAGCCGCGAAGGTTTTGATGCTGCCTTGTTTTATGATTGGCGTTACCTAGATAACGACGAGCCAAACCCTGACTTTATTTTAAACCGCCCATGCTACCAAGGCGCGCAAATATTATTAACGCGCGATAACTTTGGTTGTGGCTCATCTCGTGAGCATGCTCCTTGGGCGCTGAAGCAATATGGTTTTGAAGTTATTTTGGCTGAAAGCTTTGCAGATATTTTCTTTAATAACTGTGGTAACAACCAAATGTTAGCCATAGCGTTACCTGCCGATACGCTTGAGCAATTGTTTGTACTTAGCGAGCAGCACGACGATATTAACATTGAAATCGATCTTGAAAATCAAACACTAACAAGCAGTAAGTTTGCACCAATTAGTTTTGATATTAGTAAAGAGGTAAAAGAGCGCTTATTAAGTGGCTTAGATTTTATTGGTGTAACCGAAACGCTAAATCCACAAATTGATGCCTTTGAAAAGCAACTAGCAGCTGAGCGTTCTTGGCAGTAA
- a CDS encoding SRPBCC family protein, translated as MQLTSPKAVGIFLGVLYGISMRIVIEFSTALKFGSLVTISFMFLVPVAIGYIRVHFEYNENPNLTYRQMIVKAWQPIFIFLLVSIVTLLEGSICVAMALPAFMFFASLGGVLAGFTRRKISQKSNATLLSITLLPLALSPIELNFLHLSKTYEVTNSITINAPINIVWQQLTNVSHIEPQEIPFSLTRFIGVPRPLEANMNASGVGAIRTSTWQKGVVFKEIITDWQPNKQMLYKFEINPDLIPDNALDKHVKLGGEYFSPLNGGYRLSEDKSGNTILALTTKVQDKTNFGVYSRIWGEVIFQDFHHSLLTLMKNRAEKPLAAVISHS; from the coding sequence ATGCAGTTAACGTCACCAAAGGCAGTCGGTATTTTTTTAGGTGTGCTTTATGGTATATCAATGCGAATTGTTATTGAATTTAGTACCGCGTTAAAATTTGGTAGTCTAGTAACAATTTCGTTTATGTTTTTAGTACCAGTTGCTATTGGTTATATTCGCGTTCATTTTGAATATAACGAGAACCCCAACTTAACTTATCGCCAAATGATAGTAAAAGCTTGGCAACCCATTTTTATATTTTTGTTAGTTAGTATTGTCACTCTACTCGAGGGCAGTATTTGTGTTGCAATGGCCTTACCTGCATTTATGTTTTTTGCGAGCTTAGGTGGCGTGCTTGCCGGTTTTACCCGCAGAAAAATTTCACAAAAATCAAATGCCACATTGTTGTCGATAACGCTACTGCCGTTGGCTTTATCGCCGATTGAGCTTAATTTTTTACATTTATCAAAAACGTACGAAGTAACAAATTCAATTACTATTAATGCACCAATTAATATTGTATGGCAGCAACTTACGAATGTGAGTCATATAGAGCCACAAGAAATTCCCTTCTCGTTAACTCGATTTATAGGCGTTCCTAGACCATTAGAAGCAAATATGAATGCAAGCGGTGTTGGTGCAATTCGTACAAGCACATGGCAAAAAGGTGTTGTGTTTAAAGAGATAATTACTGATTGGCAGCCAAACAAGCAAATGCTTTATAAGTTTGAAATAAACCCTGATTTAATTCCTGATAACGCATTAGATAAACACGTTAAACTGGGGGGCGAATATTTTTCACCACTTAATGGCGGTTATCGGTTAAGTGAAGACAAGAGCGGCAATACAATTTTAGCGTTAACAACTAAAGTGCAAGATAAAACTAATTTTGGTGTTTATTCACGAATATGGGGAGAAGTGATATTTCAAGATTTTCATCATTCACTATTAACTTTGATGAAAAACAGGGCTGAAAAACCACTTGCCGCAGTTATTTCCCATAGCTAA
- a CDS encoding tellurite resistance TerB family protein: protein MFKQIKQLFASFDEPQLSMQEHDLKTAVAALLIEVMRADTKLDHNEQQTLTITLKKYFNLTDIQVDELTTNAASSLDESIDYFQFSKQINEHCSAAQRIEIIELLWRLAYADGEIDPQEDYVIRKVAGLLYVTHVDFIAAKIAATNH from the coding sequence ATGTTTAAACAAATCAAACAGCTATTTGCCTCATTCGATGAGCCGCAGCTCAGCATGCAAGAACATGACTTAAAAACTGCTGTTGCTGCATTATTAATTGAAGTTATGCGAGCAGACACCAAGCTTGATCATAACGAACAGCAAACTTTGACTATCACCTTAAAAAAGTATTTTAATTTAACCGATATACAGGTTGATGAGCTTACTACTAATGCGGCGAGTAGTTTAGATGAGTCTATTGATTACTTTCAATTTTCGAAACAAATTAACGAACATTGCAGCGCGGCACAGCGTATAGAAATTATAGAATTATTGTGGCGTTTAGCGTATGCAGATGGTGAAATTGATCCACAAGAAGATTATGTTATACGTAAAGTTGCAGGGCTTTTATATGTTACTCATGTTGATTTTATTGCCGCTAAAATAGCGGCGACAAATCACTAG
- a CDS encoding MFS transporter gives MKDHTGDKTWQSPFNFLALATVIMAVTFAGWMALLNNFAIEVANFTGANMGMLQSLREIPGFLAFTAVFVLLVLKEQTFALISLCLLSIGVAITGFFPTIYGLYATTVLMSIGFHYFETINQSLSLQWFNKQEAPLKLGKLLSIKSMASLLTYGTIWLSVTYFAADYKWLYFVLGGVGFVLTVVLVLAFPSFKIHSVQHKKIILRKKYSLYYLLLFFSGARRQIFMVFAGFLMVEKFGFDVAQITALYMLNHVINIFIAPKIGQMISKIGEQKTLTIEYSGLILVFIGYALVESPLFAAGLYVIDHLFFAMAIALKTYFQKIAQPEDIAATASVSFTINHIAAVIIPAAFGLIWLYDQALVFYFGAALAACSLVLSQFITAHLQRTNSLA, from the coding sequence ATGAAAGACCACACTGGAGATAAAACCTGGCAATCGCCGTTTAACTTTTTAGCATTAGCGACCGTAATAATGGCAGTGACTTTTGCTGGCTGGATGGCACTACTTAATAACTTTGCTATCGAGGTGGCTAATTTTACTGGCGCTAATATGGGGATGCTGCAATCTTTGCGTGAAATACCCGGATTTTTAGCGTTTACAGCAGTGTTTGTATTGCTTGTGCTCAAAGAACAAACATTTGCACTTATAAGCCTATGCTTACTCTCAATTGGGGTCGCTATCACAGGGTTCTTCCCTACTATTTATGGCTTGTATGCCACTACAGTGTTGATGTCGATAGGCTTTCACTACTTTGAAACCATTAATCAATCTTTAAGCTTGCAATGGTTTAATAAGCAAGAAGCACCACTAAAATTAGGCAAGTTACTGTCAATCAAGTCAATGGCGTCACTGCTGACTTATGGCACAATCTGGTTGAGTGTTACTTATTTTGCAGCCGACTATAAATGGCTTTATTTTGTACTCGGTGGTGTAGGCTTTGTGCTAACAGTGGTATTAGTTTTAGCGTTCCCGAGCTTTAAAATACATTCCGTACAACATAAAAAAATCATTTTGCGAAAGAAGTACAGCCTGTACTATTTATTGCTGTTTTTCTCTGGTGCACGCAGGCAAATATTTATGGTATTTGCAGGCTTTTTAATGGTCGAAAAGTTTGGTTTCGATGTTGCCCAAATCACCGCTTTATATATGCTAAATCACGTTATTAATATTTTTATTGCCCCAAAAATAGGGCAAATGATCAGTAAAATAGGCGAGCAGAAAACCTTAACTATTGAGTACAGCGGTTTAATTTTAGTCTTTATTGGCTATGCACTGGTTGAATCACCGTTATTCGCAGCTGGCCTTTATGTGATTGATCATCTATTTTTTGCCATGGCGATCGCTTTAAAAACGTATTTTCAAAAAATCGCACAACCTGAAGACATTGCCGCCACAGCCTCTGTTAGCTTTACTATTAACCATATTGCCGCAGTGATCATTCCCGCCGCTTTTGGTCTAATTTGGTTATACGACCAAGCACTCGTTTTTTACTTTGGTGCAGCATTAGCCGCATGCTCACTCGTGTTAAGCCAGTTTATTACCGCTCATCTACAGCGTACAAATAGTCTTGCTTAA